A part of Terriglobus roseus genomic DNA contains:
- a CDS encoding MFS transporter codes for MQALVENGEATSAERISWNDPHSWLRQYRFSRSFWTFFLAALFFDAGFGIYYFLFNLFLLNLHFQERSIGLINGALTLGSVACTLPAGMLARKYGVRPVMLACLAVAPAVGVLRTLFTQLPSQIALALLGGAAMCLWGVCFLPAIAELTEENNRAAAFSLIFSVSVGTSALGGAFAAHLPAWMAAEGSTMLTWQIQRAILICASLLAAVAFAFAWRLRLPNDVRSEDEPMQGWKHLLHSSFLRRYIPLMAIWSAMIAAFVPFANVYLTNSLHLSLSHIGTVFLLSQLVQLCSGLVTAPLFRSFGLQRGIAATQLVTGTLLMLLALTHTVNVATVLYLCFSATQWMSSPGMYNLLMRGTPDSERSTAASAVMFGNALVSSGATALAGIGFANFGYAWMFVLLGLVAVAVAVCTVTVLRLPQEVQA; via the coding sequence ATGCAAGCTCTCGTTGAGAACGGAGAAGCGACGTCAGCGGAACGCATTTCATGGAATGATCCTCATTCCTGGTTACGACAGTACCGCTTCAGTCGAAGCTTCTGGACGTTCTTTCTTGCCGCGCTGTTTTTCGATGCGGGCTTCGGTATTTATTACTTTCTCTTCAATCTGTTCCTTCTTAATCTGCATTTCCAAGAGCGTTCCATTGGACTGATCAATGGCGCGCTGACGCTTGGTTCCGTTGCGTGCACTCTGCCGGCGGGTATGTTGGCTAGGAAATATGGCGTACGCCCAGTAATGCTGGCGTGCCTCGCGGTGGCGCCTGCCGTTGGCGTGTTACGGACACTTTTTACTCAGTTGCCTTCGCAGATTGCTCTTGCGCTTCTTGGAGGCGCTGCGATGTGTCTTTGGGGTGTTTGCTTTTTACCCGCCATCGCAGAACTTACAGAAGAGAACAATCGTGCCGCAGCCTTTAGTCTGATCTTCTCTGTCAGTGTTGGTACAAGCGCACTTGGCGGTGCATTTGCAGCGCATCTCCCTGCATGGATGGCCGCTGAGGGATCGACAATGCTGACGTGGCAGATTCAGCGCGCCATTCTGATTTGCGCCTCACTGCTAGCAGCTGTTGCGTTTGCGTTCGCATGGAGACTACGGCTCCCCAACGACGTTAGGTCGGAAGACGAACCAATGCAGGGATGGAAACACCTGCTGCATAGCTCGTTTCTCCGGCGCTATATTCCGTTGATGGCGATTTGGTCCGCAATGATTGCGGCCTTTGTGCCGTTCGCAAATGTCTATCTCACCAATAGTCTGCATCTGAGCCTCAGCCACATTGGCACGGTCTTTCTCCTATCGCAACTGGTACAGCTATGCTCCGGGCTGGTAACTGCACCATTGTTCCGATCCTTCGGATTGCAGCGTGGTATCGCGGCTACACAACTTGTTACAGGGACGTTGTTAATGCTGCTTGCGTTGACACACACAGTGAACGTGGCGACAGTACTGTACCTATGCTTTTCCGCAACGCAATGGATGAGTTCCCCCGGCATGTACAACCTGCTGATGCGTGGTACTCCCGATAGCGAACGAAGTACGGCAGCCTCTGCGGTGATGTTTGGTAATGCGTTGGTGTCATCCGGAGCAACGGCGCTTGCGGGAATAGGTTTTGCCAACTTTGGCTATGCGTGGATGTTTGTGCTGCTTGGGCTTGTTGCTGTAGCGGTGGCGGTATGTACTGTCACAGTGCTTCGCCTTCCGCAGGAGGTGCAAGCATGA
- a CDS encoding HPr kinase/phosphorylase, with product MAEMMSVEEIEAACNASQPLDFLRHPLEGPELKLHAVASPYGFPVHLRSNSTQVLSMYQEAWKAFPQRFDTPPIHVDVTVVASDSSECPPTPNFRILLPLMVSMADADNYSVIDLERGTTTVVISEAAMRHPLYAAYFFLEHTASCHITNRYVTPVHAGCVEWGDSGILLCGDSGAGKSTLSYACARSGFGYISDDASFLLRGSSSRIALGNPYKVRLRPEAARFFPEMHDLPITPRAAGKPSIEVEASSGIRSCTQTRVDHIVFLNRRSGREQLSDYRKDVARNFFRQTAWGMPAQQPEREHDLETLLTAQLHELHYSDLDWAMHRLQQMVEESL from the coding sequence ATGGCAGAGATGATGAGCGTGGAAGAGATTGAGGCGGCCTGCAATGCATCGCAGCCGCTCGATTTCCTCCGACACCCGTTAGAGGGTCCTGAACTGAAGCTACATGCGGTAGCAAGTCCGTATGGATTCCCAGTGCATCTGCGCAGCAATTCCACACAGGTGCTTTCCATGTATCAGGAAGCGTGGAAGGCATTTCCACAAAGGTTCGATACACCCCCGATTCACGTTGACGTCACCGTAGTTGCCAGTGACAGCTCAGAGTGTCCACCTACACCGAACTTCCGCATACTGTTGCCGCTAATGGTCTCCATGGCAGACGCAGACAACTACAGCGTCATTGATCTCGAACGTGGCACCACTACCGTTGTGATCAGTGAAGCTGCAATGCGTCATCCACTCTATGCCGCCTACTTCTTTCTTGAACACACTGCGTCTTGTCACATTACCAATCGCTATGTGACTCCAGTTCACGCAGGCTGTGTGGAATGGGGGGACAGCGGGATTCTGTTATGCGGCGACAGCGGCGCGGGAAAGTCCACACTTTCGTACGCATGCGCGCGCTCTGGCTTTGGATACATCAGTGACGATGCGTCCTTTCTGCTGCGTGGTTCGAGCAGCCGCATAGCGTTAGGCAATCCATATAAAGTGCGATTGCGTCCTGAAGCTGCGCGATTCTTCCCGGAGATGCATGACCTTCCCATTACACCGCGCGCTGCAGGCAAGCCCTCAATTGAGGTTGAGGCATCATCGGGGATTCGATCATGCACGCAGACTCGAGTCGATCACATTGTCTTCCTCAATCGTCGCAGTGGACGCGAACAGTTGAGTGACTATCGCAAGGATGTTGCTCGCAATTTTTTCCGGCAAACAGCCTGGGGAATGCCGGCGCAGCAGCCAGAACGCGAACACGATCTCGAGACTTTGTTAACCGCTCAATTGCATGAACTGCACTACAGCGATTTGGATTGGGCAATGCACCGCTTGCAACAGATGGTGGAGGAAAGCCTGTGA
- a CDS encoding carboxypeptidase-like regulatory domain-containing protein, whose product MFRWSRAPHSFLYLVALTASGGSLYAQTPGTGAIAGLVTDPSGSVIRNAEVTASDVDTNAIRVVHTNEQGAYRVALLQPGTYSVRVRVSGFADTADVRVKVETGGISSLNIRVAIAQDSQQVRVTGDEQLANLESSTLGSLVNQTSMLALPLRTRNYTQLLSLAPGVITDVPTSSPIGNGSQNVASNGAKTTANNVQFNGVDANNMAQNSMAAIGQEVGTAIPAPDAIAEVKVQTANFDAAYGRGSGANIDVMSKSGTNQFHGSVWEFFRNDAMDSNDFFTKQQGQPRPALKQNIFGGTFGGPIQHDRTFFFLQYQGERSINGLGGKRSAVLPLLTNDRSAATLGAQFCAAGHTDASGAPLSGYLTHAGGTQVACDGSNINPVAVAILNAKLPDGSFAVPAPQSVLPQTDPTALPAGQSTFAPPARFGEDQFSVNVDRVLTQRNTLSGRFFYARNPFKLPFSANAANVPGWGTDQLDRNTMFVLADTHVFSPTLVNVARAAYMRFDGVANVEHPTLAANIGQSSPTGIVGPTTGAPGLTVDGLFTIGDAGTPSQWQVTNSFIWQDTLSMTRGKHNIRFGAEVKHHQVAIDAPFSATGFVETNTFADFLLGQSAAQNGSPIGSSNLNMSVGSSGISRKDGRYNDVAMFAQDDLRLTPSLTINVGLRYEIFGAPWEINGRFPNFDPSLATGDTPSTGSLTGFVVPSNFQGAVPAGVTKLNRHSLWTTRFGDVSPRFGFAWQMAGYPTTVLRGGYGIYFDEHSGGYIEGQEGQAPFSIQQISSGPANAGATLAQPFSPMLPTPSSYPTFIPRVPFGFPFLQGISPDLKDAYTQEYNLNVQTEFAHDFLLQVGYVGTRSIHRPGSIEFDQALLASPTNPVAGETTNSTNNLIQRLPIQGVSPGSLFTLSIFKANYNALQSTVTKRMAHGFQMQFAYTWSRAMDETSGSGGGIGYEVWLLTNDQNNTRGGYGPTDFDRTHRAVVSFTWQAPRLRTLPLVMRAALGDWTFSGIGVAQTGTPITVMDGNAGSVYGNFLNRAQLSGTGSIATSGSNFQRVLNTWLNGSAFTRAPEAPFGTSPADQDFGNSAVGAVRGPGQRNLDLAVERVFNISERQNARFRAEFFNVTNTTQFANPNASLSFGGDPSGPISQYRPSPSFGRILGDNGNSRVIQLAFRYAF is encoded by the coding sequence ATGTTCCGCTGGAGTCGTGCACCGCATTCGTTTCTTTATCTTGTAGCGCTGACTGCGTCTGGTGGTTCGTTGTATGCGCAGACACCGGGAACGGGCGCTATTGCTGGGCTTGTAACAGATCCTTCCGGCAGCGTGATTCGCAATGCTGAAGTCACAGCGTCTGATGTGGATACGAATGCCATTCGAGTTGTACACACGAATGAGCAGGGTGCTTATCGTGTTGCATTGTTACAGCCTGGTACGTATTCCGTCCGTGTGCGAGTGTCTGGCTTCGCAGATACCGCAGATGTGCGTGTCAAGGTGGAGACTGGCGGCATCAGTTCATTGAATATCCGCGTCGCAATCGCACAAGACTCGCAACAGGTACGAGTAACCGGTGACGAGCAGCTGGCGAATCTTGAGTCGTCCACATTAGGCAGCCTGGTGAATCAGACATCGATGCTCGCGCTACCACTGCGCACCAGGAATTACACACAGCTGCTCAGCCTGGCCCCCGGCGTCATCACAGATGTTCCCACATCCTCCCCTATCGGCAACGGATCGCAGAACGTGGCATCGAACGGTGCGAAGACAACGGCGAACAATGTGCAGTTCAACGGTGTGGATGCAAATAACATGGCGCAAAACTCGATGGCTGCCATCGGCCAAGAGGTAGGTACAGCCATTCCTGCGCCAGATGCGATTGCAGAAGTAAAAGTGCAAACGGCAAACTTTGATGCGGCTTACGGACGTGGCTCCGGCGCCAACATCGATGTCATGAGCAAGTCTGGTACGAACCAGTTCCACGGCTCTGTATGGGAGTTCTTCCGCAACGATGCGATGGATAGCAATGACTTCTTCACGAAGCAGCAGGGTCAGCCACGCCCTGCGCTGAAGCAGAACATCTTTGGTGGCACCTTCGGTGGTCCCATTCAACACGACCGCACGTTTTTTTTCCTGCAATATCAGGGAGAACGCAGCATCAACGGACTAGGAGGCAAACGTTCTGCAGTGCTGCCTTTGCTGACGAATGATCGATCGGCGGCGACACTTGGCGCACAGTTCTGCGCCGCGGGACATACGGATGCCTCAGGTGCTCCACTCTCCGGTTATCTCACGCATGCTGGTGGAACTCAGGTCGCGTGCGATGGGTCGAACATCAATCCTGTTGCGGTTGCCATCCTGAATGCAAAGTTGCCTGATGGATCATTTGCTGTGCCTGCTCCGCAATCCGTCCTGCCACAAACCGACCCGACAGCGTTACCGGCGGGCCAGTCTACGTTTGCACCGCCCGCGCGCTTTGGTGAAGATCAGTTTTCTGTCAACGTCGATCGCGTGCTGACGCAACGCAATACTCTCTCAGGACGCTTCTTCTACGCACGCAATCCGTTCAAGCTGCCATTCTCTGCAAACGCAGCGAATGTGCCGGGATGGGGTACAGATCAACTGGATCGCAACACGATGTTCGTATTGGCCGACACACATGTGTTTAGCCCCACGTTGGTGAACGTAGCTCGCGCGGCATACATGCGTTTTGATGGTGTAGCTAACGTGGAGCATCCCACGCTGGCAGCTAACATCGGCCAGAGCAGCCCGACGGGCATTGTTGGCCCCACGACAGGCGCGCCAGGACTGACGGTAGATGGATTGTTCACCATCGGCGATGCAGGTACGCCTTCGCAGTGGCAGGTGACGAACTCCTTCATCTGGCAGGACACGCTCTCCATGACTCGTGGAAAGCACAACATACGATTCGGTGCTGAGGTTAAGCATCATCAAGTGGCGATTGATGCGCCTTTCTCTGCGACGGGTTTTGTGGAGACAAATACGTTTGCCGACTTTCTCTTGGGTCAGAGTGCTGCGCAAAACGGAAGCCCCATCGGATCAAGCAATCTCAACATGAGCGTAGGCTCCTCCGGTATCTCACGTAAGGACGGTCGCTATAACGATGTCGCGATGTTTGCACAGGATGACCTGCGCCTGACGCCGTCCCTGACGATTAATGTCGGATTGCGTTATGAGATCTTCGGTGCACCATGGGAGATCAATGGCCGCTTCCCAAACTTTGACCCTTCGCTCGCCACGGGCGACACGCCTTCAACCGGGTCACTGACGGGCTTTGTTGTGCCGTCAAACTTTCAGGGAGCAGTTCCCGCAGGTGTCACGAAGTTGAATCGACACAGCCTCTGGACAACCCGTTTTGGCGATGTCTCCCCACGCTTCGGCTTTGCCTGGCAGATGGCGGGATATCCAACGACGGTCCTGCGTGGTGGTTATGGCATTTACTTCGATGAGCATTCTGGCGGCTACATTGAAGGCCAGGAAGGGCAGGCGCCGTTTTCCATTCAGCAGATATCGTCTGGTCCGGCCAATGCGGGGGCTACGCTGGCGCAGCCCTTCAGTCCAATGCTGCCAACTCCTTCCAGCTATCCGACCTTCATCCCGCGCGTACCCTTTGGCTTCCCATTTCTGCAGGGCATCTCTCCTGATCTGAAGGATGCATACACGCAGGAGTACAACCTAAACGTTCAGACGGAGTTTGCGCACGACTTCCTATTGCAGGTTGGATATGTCGGGACACGTTCGATTCATCGTCCCGGATCGATTGAGTTTGACCAGGCGCTGCTTGCATCGCCTACTAATCCCGTTGCAGGGGAGACAACGAACTCCACGAATAACCTGATTCAACGTCTTCCCATTCAGGGTGTAAGTCCCGGCTCACTGTTTACGCTGTCCATCTTTAAGGCGAACTACAACGCACTGCAATCCACTGTGACTAAACGCATGGCACATGGTTTCCAAATGCAGTTTGCGTATACCTGGTCCAGGGCTATGGATGAAACGAGCGGCTCGGGCGGTGGAATCGGCTATGAAGTATGGTTGCTGACAAACGATCAAAACAATACACGAGGCGGCTATGGCCCTACGGATTTTGACCGCACACACCGTGCTGTTGTCAGCTTCACATGGCAAGCACCTCGCCTACGTACTCTGCCTCTCGTAATGCGCGCGGCACTGGGAGATTGGACATTCTCTGGCATCGGTGTCGCACAAACCGGAACTCCCATTACTGTGATGGATGGTAACGCTGGATCGGTCTATGGAAACTTCCTAAACCGCGCGCAGCTATCTGGTACGGGAAGCATTGCCACCAGCGGCAGCAACTTCCAGCGTGTACTCAATACATGGCTGAACGGCTCCGCGTTTACACGTGCACCTGAGGCGCCGTTCGGAACCAGCCCGGCAGATCAGGACTTTGGCAACAGTGCCGTGGGTGCCGTTCGCGGACCGGGCCAGCGCAATCTCGATCTTGCGGTGGAACGCGTCTTCAACATCAGTGAGCGGCAGAATGCGCGCTTCCGAGCTGAGTTCTTCAACGTCACCAACACCACGCAGTTCGCCAACCCAAATGCAAGTCTCAGCTTCGGAGGTGATCCCAGCGGTCCTATTTCACAGTACCGCCCAAGCCCAAGCTTCGGTCGCATCCTGGGAGACAATGGGAACTCCCGCGTGATTCAGCTCGCATTCCGTTATGCCTTCTAA
- a CDS encoding cupredoxin domain-containing protein, giving the protein MLKQSLCAAISGIVLLVPSLHSLMQADQAPQTIQITAHRFAFAPNEVTLKVNQPAVLVFQSEDVTHGMHFDDLDINATIAKGTGATVKITPDKTGDFVGHCAVFCGVGHGEMAFTIHVVE; this is encoded by the coding sequence ATGCTGAAGCAATCCTTGTGTGCCGCGATCAGTGGAATAGTATTGCTGGTGCCGTCGCTCCACAGCCTGATGCAGGCGGATCAGGCTCCGCAGACGATCCAAATTACGGCACATCGCTTTGCGTTCGCTCCGAACGAAGTCACGCTGAAGGTGAACCAGCCTGCAGTACTGGTCTTCCAGAGCGAAGATGTCACACACGGCATGCATTTTGATGACCTGGATATCAATGCAACGATCGCCAAGGGAACCGGAGCGACAGTAAAGATAACGCCTGACAAGACTGGTGACTTCGTGGGCCACTGTGCTGTGTTCTGCGGTGTTGGCCATGGCGAGATGGCATTCACAATCCACGTTGTGGAATAG
- a CDS encoding WecB/TagA/CpsF family glycosyltransferase, which yields MSMKRKTTDVLGIPISAANFSLALDWVAEDFVAHRKGYSCFVSVHGLMEAYKTTQFAECYAGASLLFPDGAPVAWVGRGQGEKHMERVAGPEFMLKLFGDDRFRDATHFLYGGEEGVAELLRERISEQFPHAKFAGTYTPPFRSLTEDESNAFVETIARLKPDIIWVGIGCPKQEQFMQQYLSRLDTVLMFGVGAAFDFHTGRLKDSPQWVKDAGLQWLHRLVQDPKRLWKRYITSNSQFLLALLWHKLFKPLAREQASIQPKIDKVR from the coding sequence ATGTCGATGAAACGGAAAACTACGGATGTGCTTGGCATACCAATCTCTGCTGCCAATTTCTCACTTGCTCTGGACTGGGTTGCTGAGGATTTCGTAGCTCACCGGAAAGGGTATTCGTGTTTTGTAAGTGTTCATGGGTTGATGGAGGCTTACAAAACGACTCAGTTTGCTGAATGCTATGCAGGAGCATCGTTGTTGTTTCCCGATGGCGCACCAGTCGCTTGGGTTGGCCGTGGTCAAGGGGAAAAGCATATGGAGCGCGTGGCTGGCCCGGAGTTTATGTTGAAGCTCTTCGGTGACGATCGCTTTCGTGACGCAACGCATTTTCTATACGGCGGAGAAGAGGGCGTTGCGGAATTGCTTCGCGAGCGGATATCGGAACAGTTTCCTCATGCAAAGTTTGCAGGAACGTACACTCCACCCTTCCGAAGCCTGACAGAGGATGAGAGCAATGCATTTGTAGAAACAATCGCGCGGCTCAAGCCAGACATCATCTGGGTGGGGATCGGGTGTCCAAAGCAGGAACAGTTCATGCAGCAATATCTTTCTCGTTTGGATACGGTTCTGATGTTCGGCGTGGGAGCAGCATTTGATTTTCATACGGGCCGATTGAAGGATTCACCGCAGTGGGTGAAGGACGCCGGGCTGCAATGGTTGCATCGATTAGTGCAGGATCCAAAGCGGTTATGGAAGCGTTACATCACCAGCAATTCACAGTTTCTGCTCGCACTATTGTGGCATAAGCTCTTCAAGCCACTTGCGAGAGAACAGGCAAGCATCCAACCCAAAATCGACAAGGTGCGGTGA
- a CDS encoding glycosyltransferase family 4 protein has product MRVVVPVVSSANTMSGVTRHAINMVRALLLTERVDHVHVVAGQWQKYVAEALGDVPGLSLEMLKIHSDIVSRNLWYAVGLPRVVRQENADLVHYSFPSPLWRSAMDAPAVVTLHDLYPHDLPENFGPIKAPFNRIVLRQCLWAADAIACVSHSTLARLERIDPMLSLRSAHVIPNCVEVPDAEVKPLEGLSDPFVLCVAQHRRNKNLLVLLRSFVHLRAMASVDQNLRLLIVGMDGPETNAIKSFIEQHHLQEKVLLKSGLSEGELRWCYRECLALVAPSVVEGFGLPVAEALLEGCRVVCSDIPSFREVGKHHCRYVRLNDCADVGFANAIVEECVRPKPLAVMSPQYSLETIACQYEELYRSLVVRNSSSVPVGCSTAKHVKGHVEV; this is encoded by the coding sequence GTGCGCGTTGTAGTTCCAGTTGTTTCCTCTGCCAACACTATGTCTGGTGTGACGCGCCATGCCATCAATATGGTCCGCGCCTTATTGCTGACTGAACGCGTGGACCACGTCCATGTGGTTGCAGGGCAATGGCAAAAGTATGTCGCAGAAGCCCTTGGTGATGTCCCCGGACTTTCACTGGAGATGCTGAAAATTCACAGCGATATCGTGTCGCGCAATCTTTGGTACGCCGTGGGATTGCCACGTGTTGTCCGCCAAGAGAACGCGGACTTAGTGCACTATTCGTTTCCATCGCCGCTCTGGCGAAGCGCTATGGACGCGCCGGCAGTGGTAACTCTGCATGATCTGTATCCTCATGATCTTCCTGAAAACTTCGGGCCTATCAAGGCCCCATTCAATCGCATCGTTCTCCGTCAGTGCCTTTGGGCTGCTGATGCCATTGCGTGTGTCTCTCACAGTACGCTGGCGCGTCTTGAACGCATTGATCCTATGCTGTCACTGCGATCCGCTCATGTAATTCCTAATTGCGTAGAAGTGCCGGATGCGGAAGTGAAGCCGCTTGAGGGCCTGAGCGATCCTTTTGTGTTGTGCGTGGCACAACATCGTCGCAACAAAAATCTGCTCGTATTACTGCGTTCGTTTGTGCATCTTCGGGCAATGGCTAGCGTCGATCAGAATCTTCGACTGCTCATCGTCGGAATGGACGGCCCAGAGACAAATGCGATTAAGAGTTTCATCGAGCAGCACCACCTTCAAGAGAAGGTGCTTCTGAAGAGTGGCCTCTCAGAAGGCGAACTTCGATGGTGCTATCGCGAATGCCTGGCGTTGGTTGCGCCTTCTGTCGTAGAGGGATTCGGACTTCCAGTTGCCGAGGCGTTGCTGGAAGGATGCCGTGTGGTGTGTTCGGATATCCCATCATTTCGTGAAGTGGGAAAGCACCATTGCCGCTACGTCCGTCTGAATGATTGTGCTGACGTGGGCTTTGCAAACGCAATTGTCGAAGAGTGCGTGCGGCCAAAGCCACTGGCTGTGATGTCGCCTCAGTACAGTCTCGAGACTATAGCGTGCCAGTATGAAGAACTTTATCGCTCGTTGGTAGTGCGCAATAGCAGCAGTGTGCCTGTGGGGTGCAGTACCGCTAAGCATGTGAAAGGACACGTGGAGGTATGA
- a CDS encoding O-antigen ligase family protein — translation MNAEGVISVERLQPQAPTYPLIAQWSGFFYAARVMTVLLTVRLLGMDAETGVALSLAANYGLLLIALLNAGPATSITSRELRTTAAGRAVLLYLFVTGVSLTWTVAASLSAAAAFWLAMACDVAIVVSQLRQHSATDVVEGLFRGFVYGTVVVAAIAWLLPAQSDMRLGDEELLGPNQIGWPCALAFFFAQHLLRLRMQRRWKACLVLFGLTLLRSLSKTTIVAFIVAQGYVLLVNSGLNRKAKVKIVCACVAILVLFTPLLVSYFMSYTDSTSAESLTGRLGIWTYMFDEAMDRPWFGHGFHSVWKVIPPFYSSAFQARHAHNELLQQFYAYGVLGIAMTVGIYTVIVRSFRSLRNVSTKQMFAGLFLLTLIRGLADTEAFDLSWPLWLLVLLGALQLGEMKAKEVLPCAL, via the coding sequence ATGAACGCTGAAGGGGTCATATCCGTGGAGCGGTTGCAACCGCAAGCGCCAACGTATCCGTTGATCGCTCAATGGAGTGGCTTCTTCTATGCCGCCAGAGTGATGACCGTGTTACTGACAGTGCGGCTACTTGGCATGGACGCGGAGACAGGTGTTGCGCTCAGTCTTGCTGCGAATTATGGGTTGCTTCTCATTGCCCTCCTTAACGCAGGGCCAGCTACGTCGATAACCTCTCGAGAATTGCGCACGACCGCCGCTGGCCGCGCTGTTCTGCTTTACCTGTTTGTTACGGGTGTCAGCCTTACTTGGACCGTCGCGGCATCCCTTTCCGCCGCAGCTGCATTCTGGTTGGCGATGGCTTGCGATGTCGCCATTGTCGTTTCGCAGCTTCGCCAGCATTCCGCTACGGATGTGGTGGAAGGGCTCTTTCGCGGCTTTGTGTATGGGACTGTGGTCGTTGCGGCGATTGCATGGCTACTACCAGCACAGAGTGACATGCGCCTGGGTGATGAAGAGTTGCTGGGACCGAATCAGATTGGTTGGCCTTGTGCGCTCGCATTCTTCTTTGCACAACATCTGCTTCGCCTGCGGATGCAGAGACGATGGAAGGCATGTCTCGTGCTCTTTGGACTCACGCTGCTTCGTAGCCTCAGCAAAACAACGATCGTCGCATTCATAGTGGCCCAAGGCTATGTGCTTCTGGTGAATTCTGGCCTGAACCGTAAGGCAAAAGTGAAGATCGTCTGCGCGTGCGTTGCCATTCTGGTGCTTTTCACGCCGCTGTTGGTTTCTTACTTCATGTCGTATACCGACAGTACCTCGGCGGAATCGCTCACTGGTCGTCTGGGTATTTGGACCTACATGTTTGACGAAGCGATGGACCGGCCGTGGTTTGGGCATGGCTTTCATTCTGTATGGAAAGTCATCCCGCCCTTCTACAGTAGTGCTTTTCAAGCCCGTCACGCACACAATGAACTGCTTCAGCAGTTCTATGCCTATGGCGTCCTGGGCATTGCCATGACGGTTGGAATTTATACGGTTATTGTGCGGTCTTTTCGTTCTCTCCGTAATGTGTCCACAAAGCAAATGTTTGCGGGATTATTTCTGCTGACGCTTATACGGGGTCTCGCGGATACCGAAGCATTCGATCTCTCCTGGCCATTGTGGCTTCTTGTCTTGCTGGGTGCATTGCAGTTGGGAGAGATGAAAGCGAAGGAGGTGCTTCCGTGCGCGTTGTAG